Proteins encoded together in one Rhea pennata isolate bPtePen1 chromosome 27, bPtePen1.pri, whole genome shotgun sequence window:
- the LOC134151518 gene encoding rho guanine nucleotide exchange factor 18-like — MSDSLLNHSWPSFSKCWKKRWSFKRGSEGKPCLQEFTDRSIAASEYRNPKNFLPPLIAGNDSFFTCMAEEKEDSSSVELDVPTADLHSSTEDLLSESALHGTEYYRDLGFLSLPVTSTAPETASQPEQAPQVVSAFRLLEERPGILSKMSVDVAFSNPVSCSVRYGEADCHFLNRDRVSSCTAVPQEGTGTSECPAELGKVLELQEAEETFPTLVRSMSTSRRHSWESPTSPQDCKRRFSLDATEMGSDPEHEDMASRVPSTAQRGAGSLEQQWGGTVIKVEIEPLRPSLAVGPSFEEVECGSNGKRLRSKSVPSACDKVASPQIPCSFDTPLSAVEGVEPPALEMLEKDHVSPDQVLIVQQVLQELKQYHGAKQRACVQESSDASQQNLTWFEFLSNENEDSGKTDKAERGTKVMRRLSSLRSRVTGSWQKDKGKNKEQTKEKEKEKEPKEPKERWKEINGHQLVPGVFSSCTSCSLCAKPLVNKSGLQCLKFMQQDLDESQESPDRRRALQTGCAVEGSQGYVMEYI; from the exons ATGTCAGACTCGCTGCTGAACCACTCCTGGCCGTCATTTTCGAAGTGCTGGAAGAAGAGATGGTCCTTTAAGCGAG GATCCGAGGGCAAGCCATGCTTACAGGAATTCACTGACCGCAGCATTGCTGCCTCGGAGTATCGCAACCCCAAAAACTTCCTCCCACCCCTGATTGCTGGGAATGACTCCTTCTTCACTTGTAtggctgaagaaaag GAGGACTCATCTTCCGTAGAGCTGGATGTCCCTACGGCAGATTTGCACAGCAGCACGGAGGATCTCCTCTCAGAGTCTGCTCTCCATGGCACGGAGTATTACAGAGATCTGGGATTTCTGAGCCTGCCAGTTACCAGCACAGCACCAGAGACTGCATCACAGCCAGAACAAGCACCCCAAGTTGTATCTGCTTTTCGCTTATTGGAAGAGAGACCAGGGATTTTGAGCAAAATGTCTGTGGATGTTGCTTTTTCCAATCCTGTCTCCTGCTCGGTACGTTATGGGGAGGCCGACTGCCACTTTCTGAACAGAGACCGTGTTTCCTCCTGCACAGCAGTACCGCAAGAGGGAACTGGCACCTCTGAATgtcctgcagagctgggcaaagtgctggagctgcaggaggctgaGGAGACCTTCCCTACGCTTGTGAGATCCATGTCTACCTCACGGAGACACAGCTGGGAGAGCCCCACATCGCCCCAGGACTGTAAGCGCAG GTTTAGCCTGGATGCCACAGAGATGGGCAGTGACCCAGAGCATGAGGACATGGCCTCTCGTGTGCCTTCAACTGCCCAGAGGGGAGCTGGAAGCCTGGAGCAGCAGTGGGGCGGCACGGTGATCAAAGTGGAGATAGAGCCGTTACGCCCGAGCCTCGCGGTTGGCCCCAGCTTTGAGGAGGTG GAATGTGGCAGCAATGGGAAGAGACTGAGGTCAAAGTCTGTCCCATCAGCCTGTGACAAGGTTGCCTCCCCTCAGATACCTTGCAGTTTCGACACTCCTctttcagctgtggaag GTGTTGAACCCCCTGCTCTGGAGATGCTGGAGAAGGACCATGTGTCCCCAGACCAAGT ACTAATTGTCCAGCAGGTACTTCAGGAGCTGAAACAGTATCATGG GGCGAAGCAGAGAGCATGTGTGCAAGAAAGCAGCGATGCTTCCCAGCAGAACCTCACGTGGTTTGAGTTCCTGTCTAATGA AAATGAGGACAGTGGAAAGACTGATAAAGCAGAGAGAGGCACAAAGGTGATGCGACGTCTGAGTTCCCTGCGGAGCCGAGTCACTGGATCCTGGCAGAAGGATAAG gGTAAGAACAAAGAGCAGaccaaagagaaagagaaggagaaagagccAAAGGAGCCAAAAGAAAGGTGGAAAGAGATCAATGGGCACCAGCTTGTGCCAGGGGTTTTCTCCAGTTGCACCAGCTGCTCACTGTGTGCCAAACCTCTTGTGAATAAAAGTGGTCTGCAGTGCCTGA AGTTTATGCAACAGGACTTAGATGAATCCCAGGAAAGCCCTGACAGGAGGAGAGCTCTCCAAACAGGCTGTGCCGTGGAGGGGAGCCAAGGATATGTCATGGAATACATATGA